One Obesumbacterium proteus DNA window includes the following coding sequences:
- a CDS encoding GMP reductase produces MRIEEDLKLGFKDVLIRPKRSTLKSRSEVELEREYTFKHSGWKWSGVPVIAANMDTVGTFRMAEALASFDVLTAVHKHYTVEQWQQFVQRSSESVLRHVMVSTGTSEADFVKMKQILALSPSLKFICIDVANGYSEHFVAFLRKAREACPDKVICAGNVVTGEMVEELILSGADIVKVGIGPGSVCTTRVKTGVGYPQLSAVIECADAAHGLGGQIVSDGGCTVPGDVAKAFGGGADFVMLGGMLAGHDECEGRIVEDESGDKFMLFYGMSSESAMNRHVGGVAGYRAAEGKTVRLPLRGPVDNTVRDILGGLRSACTYVGAERLKELTKRTTFIRVAEQENRVYGSN; encoded by the coding sequence ATGCGTATTGAAGAAGATCTGAAGTTAGGCTTTAAAGATGTCCTGATCCGCCCTAAGCGTTCAACCTTAAAAAGCCGTTCTGAAGTTGAGCTTGAGCGTGAGTACACCTTTAAGCATTCAGGATGGAAGTGGTCCGGCGTTCCGGTTATCGCAGCCAATATGGATACGGTAGGCACTTTCCGCATGGCAGAAGCGCTTGCTTCTTTCGATGTTCTGACCGCAGTTCACAAACATTACACCGTAGAACAGTGGCAGCAGTTCGTTCAGCGTTCGTCTGAAAGCGTGCTGCGTCATGTTATGGTTTCTACCGGTACCTCTGAAGCTGACTTCGTGAAGATGAAGCAGATTCTGGCCTTATCCCCATCGCTAAAATTTATCTGCATTGACGTTGCTAATGGTTATTCTGAGCACTTCGTGGCATTCCTGCGTAAAGCGCGCGAAGCATGCCCAGATAAAGTGATCTGTGCGGGTAACGTTGTGACCGGTGAAATGGTCGAAGAGCTGATCTTGTCCGGCGCAGACATCGTAAAAGTTGGCATTGGCCCAGGTTCCGTTTGCACCACGCGCGTAAAAACCGGCGTTGGCTATCCACAGCTGTCCGCTGTGATTGAATGTGCCGATGCTGCGCACGGTCTGGGTGGGCAAATTGTATCCGACGGCGGTTGCACCGTGCCGGGCGACGTGGCTAAAGCATTCGGCGGCGGCGCTGATTTCGTGATGCTGGGTGGGATGCTGGCTGGGCATGATGAATGTGAAGGCCGTATCGTTGAAGACGAAAGCGGTGATAAATTCATGCTGTTCTACGGTATGAGCTCTGAATCTGCCATGAATCGTCACGTTGGCGGTGTTGCTGGCTACCGTGCCGCAGAAGGCAAAACCGTGCGCCTACCGCTGCGTGGGCCGGTTGATAACACCGTTCGTGATATCTTGGGTGGCCTGCGCTCAGCGTGTACCTATGTGGGTGCAGAGCGTTTGAAAGAGCTGACCAAGCGCACCACCTTTATCCGCGTTGCGGAGCAGGAAAACCG